In Eubalaena glacialis isolate mEubGla1 chromosome 4, mEubGla1.1.hap2.+ XY, whole genome shotgun sequence, one DNA window encodes the following:
- the MRPL55 gene encoding large ribosomal subunit protein mL55, with product MVAKGKLLGLLWQRVVTGAALESRRQLCMSSRRADCNRASLTRVHRQTYARLYPVLLVKQDGSTIHIRYREPRRMLTMPVDLDSLSPEERRARFRKREAQVKEKEEEPELGDNFDVEQYKQFWTKK from the exons ATGGTGGCCAAGGGCAAACTGCTTGG CCTGCTCTGGCAGCGTGTGGTGACAGGTGCTGCCCTTGAGAGCCGCCGCCAACTGTGTATGTCCTCCCGGCGGGCTGACTGCAACAGAGCCTCGCTCACTCGAGTGCACCGGCAGACCTACGCACGCCTCTACCCTGTGCTCCTGGTCAAGCAGGATGGTTCCACCATCCACATCCGCTACCGGGAGCCTCGACGGATGCTCACA ATGCCCGTGGACCTGGACTCTCTGTCCCCAGAGGAGAGGCGTGCACGGTTCCGGAAACGAGAGGCCCAGGtcaaagagaaggaggaggagccagAGCTCGGTGACAACTTTGATGTGGAGCAGTACAAGCAGTTTTGGACCAAAAAGTGA